Genomic window (Shewanella psychropiezotolerans):
CCCTGCTTCATTCGAGCCAGCTATCGATTATGTGGTTACCAAGATGCCACGTTTCAACTTCGAGAAGTTTGCCGGTGCAAATGACCGTCTAACCACTCAGATGAAGTCGGTTGGTGAAGTGATGTCCATTGGCCGTACGTTCCAGGAATCACTGCAAAAAGCATTGCGTGGACTCGAAGTCGGTAAGAATGGCCTAGATCCAATTATTGATATCGAAAATGCCGATGCGATGAAAAGAATTCGCCACGAGCTTACAGAACCTGGTGCAGACAGAATTTGGTATATTGCCGATGCCTTCCGCGCCGGTCTTTCTCTCGATGATATCTTCGAGCTGACTAATGTCGACCCTTGGTTCCTGGTACAGATACAAGATTTGCTTAATTTTGAAACTCAGGTTAAAGACGCTGGCATGTCGGGTTTGAATGAGATCTTCTTGCGCCAACTTAAGCGTAAAGGCTTCTCCGATTTACGTTTGTCGGACCTGCTCGGTGTCAATGAGGCTGAAGTTCGCAAGTTACGTCATAAACATGCGATTCATCCTGTGTATAAGCGCGTCGATACTTGCGCCGCCGAGTTCTCAACCGATACCGCCTATATGTACTCTACTTATGAAGAAGAGTGTGAGGCGAACCCATCTAATCGTGACAAGATCATGATCTTAGGCGGCGGACCAAACAGAATTGGCCAGGGTATCGAGTTCGATTATTGCTGTGTCCATGCGGCTCTCGCATTGCGTGAAGACGGTTATGAGACCATCATGGTCAACTGTAACCCTGAAACCGTATCAACCGATTACGACACGTCCGACAGACTCTATTTTGAATCTGTGACTCTGGAAGATGTGCTCGAGATTGTTCGTATCGAGAAGCCTAAGGGCGTTATTGTGCAATATGGTGGTCAAACACCGCTTAAGTTAGCCCGTGAACTCGAAGCTGCCGGTGTACCTATAATCGGTACTAGTCCTGATGCCATCGACCGCGCCGAAGACAGAGAGCGTTTCCAGCAGGCGATTCATCGTCTGGAGATGAAACAGCCAGAAAATGATACCGTGACTACAGTCGAAAGTGCCATTATCTCGGCCGAGCGTATCGGTTATCCGCTAGTCGTTCGTCCATCATACGTACTCGGTGGTCGTGCGATGGAGATAGTCTACGATGAGCAAGATTTACGTCGCTACTTCAATGAAGCCGTGAGCGTATCAAACTCCTCCCCTGTATTACTTGACCGTTTCTTAGATAATGCTATCGAAATAGATATCGATGCCATCTGTGATGGTGAGACTGTGGTTATTGGCTCTATCATGGAACATATCGAGCAAGCTGGGGTACATTCAGGGGATTCAGGTTGTTCATTGCCTCCTTATAGCTTAAGTGAAGATGTGCAGAACCGCATGCGTGAGCAGGTGGGTAAGCTGGCCATAGAACTTGGGGTTATTGGCTTGATGAATGTGCAGTTTGCCGTGAAAGATGATGAGATCTATATGATCGAAGTTAACCCTCGCGCCGCACGTACTGTACCATTCGTTTCTAAGGCGACTGGCGTACCTTTAGCTAAGATAGCCGCTCGTGTGATGGCGGGTCAAAGCCTTAAGTCGCAAAACTTTACCAAGGAAGTGATTCCACCTTTCTTCTCGGTGAAAGAAGTTGTTTTGCCGTTTAACAAGTTCCCGGGTGTCGATCCTATGCTTGGCCCTGAGATGCGATCTACCGGTGAGGTCATGGGCGTAGGTGATACTTTCGCCGAAGCGTATGCCAAGGCGCAACTGGGTGCCACCGCCTCCGTGCCTAAGTCCGGTCGTGCCTTGCTATCGGTTCGTGACAGCGATAAGCAAAGGGTAGCTGACTTGGCTTCGAACCTGATTGCTCTCGGATATGAAATCGATGCAACTCATGGTACTGCAATAATCTTAGGCGAGGCGGGGATCAATCCACGTCTGGTCAACAAGGTACATGAAGGGCGTCCGCATATTCTTGACCGTATCAAGAATGGCGAATACACCTATATTGTTAACACCACCGAAGGTCGTCAGGCGATTGAAGATTCTCGCCAGCTTCGACGCGGTGCATTACGATACAAGGTGGATTACACCACGACCTTGAATGCCGCATTTGCCACGTGTATGGCACATGCCGCCGATGACAGAAACACAGTGACTTCGATACAAGAGTTGCATAAACGCATCAAGTAAGACGCGTTACTTAATAAAAAGGCCGCATTCGCGGCCTTTTTATTGTTTCAGGATCTAAAATATCCCCTTTTCAGCGAGTTCGCGCATTTCTACTAAACTTTAAAGACTAGTCATGTTTAGGTGGTAAGCGGCTCATGAAAATTTCCAGCAAAATCGTGTTGGCGTCGGTGTTGTTATCCGGGATTGGAATTTTTACAGCAGGGTCGCTGGTTGGTTGGAAGTCTTCATCTATCGCATCAGTTGCCTTAGAGAAACGGGCGTTTGAGCAGCTTGTTGCCATACGAGAAATTCAAAAATCTCAGGTAGAAAGATATTTCTCAACGATTGAGAAAGAGATGATCACCCTGTCTAACGATGAGATGGTGATCGACGTGATGCATCATCTTCCTCAAGAGTTTTTCAAGTATGCTCAGCAGACCAGCATGAGAGATGACTCAGCTTTGAAGCGGTATTACACAGATCAATTCGATAAAGTATACCGCAGTCAGAATCCGTCGGCAGTAGGCAGTGCGGCGAGTAAACTCTCGATGTTAAATAGCAATACTAAAGCGATTCAGCATGCCTATATCAGTGGTAACGCTAATCCATTGGGCAGTAAAAATTCTTTAGAGTTTGCTAATGACGGCACCGACTACAGCAAGACTCACAAGAAGTATCACCCTCATTTTAATCAATATCTGGAAGCATTCGGTTTCTACGATATCTTTTTGGTCGAACCGGATACCGGGTATGTGATCTATTCTGTATTTAAGGAGCTGGATTACGCCACCTCCTTGATGGATGGTCCCTACAGGGACACGGGCCTCGCTCAAGCTTTTAGGGCAGCCAATAACACCAGAAATAAAAATGAAACCTTTCTCATCGACTTTAAACCCTATTTCCCCTCCTATGAGGCAGCCGCAGCATTTATCTCCTCACCGGTATTTTCCGCTGAAGGAGAGAAACTGGGTGTATTGATTTTTCAGATGCCAATCGATGAGATTAATAGTTTGATGACCTATGAGCAGGAGTGGGACAAGGTCGGTCTGGGAAGCTCAGGTGAAACCTATTTAGTGGGGGATGATAACTTGCTTCGTAGTCAGAGCCGTTTCTTGCATGATGATAAAACAGGCTATATTAAGGCGCTCAGAGAGTCGGGCATGGACGCTAATACAGTCGACAAGATTGAGGCAAGTGGCTCAGCCATAGGTTATCAAAAGGTTGATAGCGAGGGGGCTAGACTCGCATTATCTGGCCAGTCTGGCATTAAAACTGTCATGGACTATCGTAATGTTGAAGTGTTGTCTGCATTCGCTCCACTGCAGATAGCCGGGGTTAAATGGGCCATTTTGAGTGAGATCGATGTTGCCGAGGCGATGCAGGACAAAGAAGACATGCTTTCAGCTATCTGGTTGACTATCAGTGTCATTATGTTGATCTTAATTCCTATTACTCTACTCGCAGGTTTC
Coding sequences:
- a CDS encoding methyl-accepting chemotaxis protein, producing MKISSKIVLASVLLSGIGIFTAGSLVGWKSSSIASVALEKRAFEQLVAIREIQKSQVERYFSTIEKEMITLSNDEMVIDVMHHLPQEFFKYAQQTSMRDDSALKRYYTDQFDKVYRSQNPSAVGSAASKLSMLNSNTKAIQHAYISGNANPLGSKNSLEFANDGTDYSKTHKKYHPHFNQYLEAFGFYDIFLVEPDTGYVIYSVFKELDYATSLMDGPYRDTGLAQAFRAANNTRNKNETFLIDFKPYFPSYEAAAAFISSPVFSAEGEKLGVLIFQMPIDEINSLMTYEQEWDKVGLGSSGETYLVGDDNLLRSQSRFLHDDKTGYIKALRESGMDANTVDKIEASGSAIGYQKVDSEGARLALSGQSGIKTVMDYRNVEVLSAFAPLQIAGVKWAILSEIDVAEAMQDKEDMLSAIWLTISVIMLILIPITLLAGFMVGRGISNPINDFIAQVNRVTQNKDLTTRIDYQGKDELFSLASSFNQLLQELQSILNSVEELAATLLQSTSKMMEEIQETTDQTMLQSDSADSVAVATNQLLATIQEVARNAAGAADSVRETNDKCLESTQGAERLEHDMEELNAQMASASQSIEKLAQESESIGSVLDVIQAIAEQTNLLALNAAIEAARAGEQGRGFAVVADEVRTLASRTQKSTEDIREKINSLQHETEITVKMVTSSNEMANASIGTCEENRKILAEVVVLVSQLSDMNMQIATASEQQSAVVGEINQNITEIADTSQRISTKAELSKGDLENLSELVTNLEEKMREFKL
- the carB gene encoding carbamoyl-phosphate synthase large subunit; this translates as MPKRTDIKSILILGAGPIVIGQACEFDYSGAQACKALREEGYRVILVNSNPATIMTDPEMADATYIEPIHWEVVRNIIAKERPDAILPTMGGQTALNCALELESKGVLKEFNVEMIGATADAIDKAEDRGRFDKAMKAIGLECPRAGFAHTMAEAFAVQETLGFPCIIRPSFTMGGSGGGIAYNIEEFEEICTQGLDLSPTSELLIDESLIGWKEYEMEVVRDKNDNCIIVCSIENFDAMGVHTGDSITVAPAQTLTDKEYQLMRNASIAVLREIGVETGGSNVQFGINPKDGRMVIIEMNPRVSRSSALASKATGFPIAKIAAKLAVGYTLDELKNDITGGATPASFEPAIDYVVTKMPRFNFEKFAGANDRLTTQMKSVGEVMSIGRTFQESLQKALRGLEVGKNGLDPIIDIENADAMKRIRHELTEPGADRIWYIADAFRAGLSLDDIFELTNVDPWFLVQIQDLLNFETQVKDAGMSGLNEIFLRQLKRKGFSDLRLSDLLGVNEAEVRKLRHKHAIHPVYKRVDTCAAEFSTDTAYMYSTYEEECEANPSNRDKIMILGGGPNRIGQGIEFDYCCVHAALALREDGYETIMVNCNPETVSTDYDTSDRLYFESVTLEDVLEIVRIEKPKGVIVQYGGQTPLKLARELEAAGVPIIGTSPDAIDRAEDRERFQQAIHRLEMKQPENDTVTTVESAIISAERIGYPLVVRPSYVLGGRAMEIVYDEQDLRRYFNEAVSVSNSSPVLLDRFLDNAIEIDIDAICDGETVVIGSIMEHIEQAGVHSGDSGCSLPPYSLSEDVQNRMREQVGKLAIELGVIGLMNVQFAVKDDEIYMIEVNPRAARTVPFVSKATGVPLAKIAARVMAGQSLKSQNFTKEVIPPFFSVKEVVLPFNKFPGVDPMLGPEMRSTGEVMGVGDTFAEAYAKAQLGATASVPKSGRALLSVRDSDKQRVADLASNLIALGYEIDATHGTAIILGEAGINPRLVNKVHEGRPHILDRIKNGEYTYIVNTTEGRQAIEDSRQLRRGALRYKVDYTTTLNAAFATCMAHAADDRNTVTSIQELHKRIK